One genomic window of Lagenorhynchus albirostris chromosome 17, mLagAlb1.1, whole genome shotgun sequence includes the following:
- the ANKRD46 gene encoding ankyrin repeat domain-containing protein 46 isoform X1 — protein sequence MSYVFVNDSSQTNVPLLQACIDGDFNYSKRLLESGFDPNIRDTRGRTGLHLAAARGNVDICQLLHKFGADLLATDYQGNTALHLCGHVDTIQFLVSNGLKIDICNHQGATPLVLAKRRGVNKDVIRLLESLEEQEVKGFNRGTHSKLETMQTAESESAMESHSLLNPNLQQGEGVLSSFRTTWQEFVEDLGFWRVLLLIFVIALLSLGIAYYVSGVLPFVENQPELVH from the exons ATGTCCTACGTTTTTGTGAATGATTCTTCTCAGACTAATGTGCCCCTGCTACAAGCCTGTATTGATGGAGACTTTAACTACTCCAAGAGGCTTTTGGAAAGTGGCTTTGACCCAAATATTCGTGACACCAggggcagaacaggccttcaccTCGCAGCAGCCCGAGGGAATGTAGACATCTGCCAGTTATTACATAAATTTGGTGCTGATCTCCTGGCCACAGATTATCAGGGAAACACAGCTCTTCATCTCTGTGGCCACGTGGATACTATTCAATTCTTAGTTTCCAATGGACTCAAAATTGATATTTG CAATCATCAAGGTGCTACACCCCTGGTTCTGGCAAAGCGCAGGGGAGTGAATAAAGATGTCATCCGATTGCTGGAATCTTTGGAAGAGCAGGAGGTAAAAGGATTTAACAGAGGAACTCACTCAAAACTGGAGACTATGCAGACAGCTGAGAGTGAAAG TGCCATGGAAAGCCATTCCCTCCTCAATCCCAACCTGCAGCAAGGTGAGGGGGTCCTGTCCAGCTTCCGAACCACGTGGCAGGAGTTTGTAGAGGATCTGGGCTTCTGGAGGGTGTTGCTCTTGATCTTTGTCATTGCTCTGCTGTCTCTTGGCATCGCCTACTATGTGAGTGGGGTGCTACCCTTTGTGGAAAACCAGCCTGAACTGGTGCATTAG